A genomic window from Populus nigra chromosome 7, ddPopNigr1.1, whole genome shotgun sequence includes:
- the LOC133700022 gene encoding pentatricopeptide repeat-containing protein At3g29230 — MSKQMQISVPIRAPTWVSTRRIFQQKLQDLHKCTNLNHIKQVHAQILKQNLHQDLYVAPKLISAFSLSQEMTLAINVFKQIPDPNVHLYNTFIRACVQNSHSLLAFETFFEMQRNGLFADNFTYPFLLKACDGQSWLPLVKMIHNHLEKYGFFQDLFVPNSLIDSYCKCGLLGVKSAMRLFKVMNERDVVSWNSMIGGLLKVGELSEACKLFDEMPIKDAVSWNTILDGYVKAGEMNKAFGLFESMPERNVVSWSTMVSGYCKAGDMEMARMLFDRMPVKNLVSWTIIVSGYAGKGLAKDAIRSFEQMEEAGLKPDDGTVISILASCAESGLLGLGTRVHTSIERIRYKCSVNVSNALVDMYAKCGQVDRALSVFNGMSKKDLVSWNCMLQGLAMHGHGEKALQLFSIMRQEGFRPDKVTLVAVLCACVHAGFVDEGIRYFNNMERDYGIVPHIEHYGCMVDLLGRGGRLKEAYRLVQSMPVEPNVVIWGTLLGACRMHNAVGLAEEVLDCLFKLEPSDPGNYSLLSNIFASAGDWSSVANVRLQMKNFGIQKPSGASSIEVDDEVHEFTVFDKSHPKSDKIYQMINRLGLDLKRVHVVPKVYL; from the coding sequence ATGTCTAAACAAATGCAAATTTCAGTACCAATAAGAGCCCCAACATGGGTCTCAACAAGAAGGATCTTTCAACAAAAATTACAAGACCTTCACAAATGTACAAACTTAAACCACATAAAACAAGTTCATGCCCAAATCCTCAAACAAAATCTCCACCAAGACCTTTATGTAGCGCCCAAGTTAATTTCagctttctctctttctcaagAAATGACTTTAGCTATTAATGTTTTCAAACAAATCCCTGACCCTAATGTCCACTTGTATAATACTTTTATAAGAGCCTGCGTGCAAAATTCCCATTCTTTACTGGCTTTTGAAACTTTCTTTGAAATGCAAAGGAATGGGCTTTTTGCTGATAATTTTACgtacccttttcttttaaaggcTTGTGATGGACAGTCTTGGTTGCCTCTTGTGAAAATGATACATAACCATTTGGAGAAATATGGGTTTTTTCAGGATTTGTTTGTGCCCAATTCACTTATTGATAGTTACTGTAAATGTGGTTTGTTGGGTGTGAAGTCTGCAATGAGGTTGTTTAAGGTGATGAATGAAAGAGATGTGGTTTCTTGGAATTCTATGATTGGAGGGTTATTGAAAGTAGGGGAATTGAGTGAAGCTTGCAAACTGTTTGATGAAATGCCCATCAAAGATGCTGTTAGTTGGAATACAATACTGGATGGGTATGTGAAGGCAGGAGAGATGAATAAAGCGTTTGGATTGTTTGAGAGCATGCCAGAGAGGAATGTGGTGTCGTGGTCGACGATGGTTTCCGGTTATTGTAAAGCAGGAGATATGGAAATGGCTAGAATGTTGTTTGATAGAATGCCGGTCAAGAACTTGGTTTCTTGGACTATAATTGTATCTGGCTACGCTGGAAAGGGGCTAGCAAAGGACGCCATAAGATCGTTTGAGCAAATGGAGGAGGCCGGTTTGAAGCCTGATGATGGCACAGTTATTAGCATATTGGCTTCTTGTGCAGAGTCTGGTCTCCTTGGTTTAGGGACGAGAGTTCATACTTCTATTGAGAGGATTAGGTACAAGTGCAGTGTTAATGTGTCTAATGCATTGGTTGACATGTATGCAAAGTGTGGTCAGGTGGACAGGGCGCTAAGTGTGTTCAATGGGATGTCAAAAAAAGATTTGGTCTCATGGAATTGCATGCTCCAAGGGTTAGCCATGCATGGGCACGGTGAGAAAGCGCTACAGCTCTTTTCTATAATGAGGCAAGAAGGGTTCAGGCCTGATAAAGTTACATTGGTTGCTGTTTTGTGTGCTTGTGTTCATGCAGGCTTTGTTGATGAGGGAATTCGATACTTTAATAATATGGAGAGGGATTATGGCATTGTTCCCCACATTGAGCATTATGGTTGCATGGTGGACCTTTTGGGTCGTGGAGGTCGTCTTAAAGAAGCTTATAGGCTTGTGCAAAGCATGCCAGTAGAACCAAATGTTGTTATTTGGGGTACCCTTTTGGGGGCCTGTAGAATGCATAATGCTGTGGGACTTGCAGAGGAGGTACTAGATTGCTTGTTTAAGCTGGAACCATCAGATCCTGGTAATTATTCTCTGTTGTCAAATATTTTTGCATCTGCGGGAGACTGGAGCAGTGTTGCCAATGTAAGGCTGCAAATGAAAAACTTTGGAATACAGAAACCATCAGGGGCTAGTTCCATTGAGGTGGATGATGAGGTCCATGAATTTACAGTATTTGATAAATCACACCCGAAATCagataaaatttatcaaatgatTAACAGACTGGGTCTGGACCTGAAGCGAGTTCACGTTGTCCCAAAGGTATACCTGTAG